The Nitrospira sp. KM1 genome includes a window with the following:
- the acs gene encoding acetate--CoA ligase, with translation MADNIDTLLKESRVYRPTDKTKSAAHIKDYESDYRKSIADPEGFWSGMAKELEWFTPWKTVLEWNYPWAKWFVGATCNIAYNCLDRHVRTWRRNKVALIWVGEQDEERVFTYAELYRQVNRCANALKKLGLRKGDRVTIYLPKIPEQVIAMLACARLGIIHSVVYSGFSAPALASRVNDAEARLIITADVGFDRGKVINLKSVVDDAMKACSTVEHVIVVRRQHVDPPPVGSKELDWHAWVKDEKPVCDAEPLDSESPLYILYTSGTTGKPKGVVHVHGGYMVGTYATTKYVFDLKDEDVYFCVADPGWVTGHSYIVYGPLLNGATILTAEGKPDYPNPGRWWDLIERYGVSIFYTTPTAIRLLMRYGEDWPKKYDLSTLRILGSVGEPINPEAWEWFHRAAGGDKPIMDTWWQTETGAILITPLPTVPLKPGSATRPFFGIEADVVDREGKSLPPNAGGFAVIKKPWPSMMRTIYKDPERYKAYWQTIPNCYTAGDVCHKDADGYMWFMGRADDVIKVAGNRLGTAEVESALVSHPAVAEAAVIGKPHKTVGESIKAFIILKQGEHETPELIHSIKEQVKQELGKIAVPAEVDIVASLPKTRSGKIMRRVLKAKELGQDPGDISTIEE, from the coding sequence ATGGCAGACAACATCGATACCCTCTTAAAGGAAAGCCGCGTCTACCGACCGACCGACAAGACGAAATCTGCCGCCCATATCAAAGATTACGAAAGTGACTACCGGAAATCGATCGCGGACCCGGAAGGATTCTGGAGCGGCATGGCCAAGGAACTGGAATGGTTTACGCCCTGGAAGACCGTCCTCGAGTGGAACTATCCCTGGGCGAAATGGTTTGTCGGTGCAACCTGCAACATTGCGTATAACTGCCTGGATCGCCATGTGCGAACCTGGCGCAGGAACAAAGTCGCGCTGATCTGGGTGGGAGAACAAGACGAAGAACGAGTGTTCACATACGCTGAGCTGTATCGACAGGTCAATCGTTGTGCCAACGCGCTGAAGAAGCTGGGCTTGAGAAAGGGCGACCGCGTCACCATTTATTTGCCGAAAATCCCCGAGCAGGTCATTGCCATGCTGGCTTGCGCCCGGCTGGGCATAATTCACAGCGTCGTGTACTCAGGATTCAGCGCCCCCGCCTTGGCCAGTCGAGTGAATGATGCCGAAGCCAGGCTCATCATTACCGCCGATGTCGGTTTCGACCGGGGCAAGGTCATCAACCTGAAATCGGTCGTCGACGACGCGATGAAAGCGTGCTCGACGGTCGAACACGTGATTGTCGTGCGGCGCCAGCATGTCGATCCCCCGCCGGTCGGTTCCAAAGAGCTCGACTGGCACGCCTGGGTCAAGGACGAGAAACCTGTCTGCGACGCGGAACCGTTGGACTCCGAATCTCCCCTGTACATCCTCTACACCTCCGGCACCACCGGAAAGCCCAAAGGAGTCGTTCACGTCCATGGTGGATACATGGTGGGAACCTATGCGACGACGAAATATGTGTTCGATCTCAAAGACGAAGATGTCTATTTTTGCGTCGCGGATCCCGGCTGGGTCACCGGACACAGCTATATCGTCTACGGGCCGCTGCTCAACGGCGCGACGATTCTCACCGCCGAAGGAAAACCGGACTATCCGAATCCCGGGCGCTGGTGGGATTTGATCGAGCGGTACGGGGTGTCGATCTTTTATACGACGCCCACCGCGATTCGTCTTCTCATGCGGTATGGCGAGGACTGGCCGAAGAAATATGACCTGTCGACTCTCCGCATTCTTGGCAGTGTCGGCGAGCCCATTAACCCTGAGGCCTGGGAGTGGTTCCATCGCGCGGCCGGCGGGGATAAACCCATCATGGACACGTGGTGGCAGACGGAAACGGGCGCGATTCTCATCACGCCGCTGCCGACCGTTCCACTGAAACCCGGCTCGGCCACACGACCGTTTTTCGGCATCGAAGCCGATGTGGTCGATCGCGAAGGCAAAAGCCTCCCGCCGAACGCCGGAGGGTTCGCGGTCATCAAGAAACCTTGGCCTTCGATGATGCGAACCATCTACAAGGATCCGGAGCGGTACAAGGCGTACTGGCAGACCATTCCGAACTGTTACACGGCCGGCGATGTGTGCCATAAGGATGCCGATGGATACATGTGGTTCATGGGCCGGGCCGACGACGTCATCAAGGTCGCAGGCAACCGTCTTGGGACCGCTGAGGTAGAAAGCGCTCTGGTGAGCCATCCCGCCGTGGCAGAAGCGGCGGTAATCGGGAAACCGCACAAGACCGTAGGAGAATCCATCAAGGCGTTTATCATTCTCAAGCAGGGCGAGCATGAGACTCCGGAGTTGATCCATTCGATCAAAGAACAGGTCAAACAGGAACTGGGGAAAATCGCTGTCCCGGCGGAAGTCGATATCGTGGCTTCGCTGCCGAAAACCCGATCGGGGAAAATCATGCGAAGGGTGCTCAAGGCCAAGGAACTCGGCCAGGACCCCGGCGACATTTCGACTATCGAAGAATAG
- a CDS encoding riboflavin synthase, translated as MFTGVIEEMGAVAVLNRTLNGTTITILASHIMNELAVGDSVSVNGICLTVVDRGDRDFRVEASPETLSVTTLGSLTAGAPVNLERAMKLNQRIGGHLVAGHVEGVGLIRSRQQDGNAVLFVIEAPSDILKYCVEKGSITVDGISLTINGVSDRSFQVSIIPHTAAVTTLGLRQVHDHVNLESDLIGKYVERLLQGRGLLSKPTPVVDAEYLKKRGLI; from the coding sequence ATGTTTACGGGAGTCATCGAGGAAATGGGCGCCGTTGCGGTGTTGAACCGGACGCTCAACGGCACCACCATTACGATCCTGGCCTCGCACATCATGAATGAGCTGGCGGTTGGCGATAGCGTTAGTGTGAACGGCATCTGTCTGACGGTGGTCGATCGAGGAGATCGTGACTTCAGAGTCGAGGCGTCACCCGAAACCTTGTCCGTGACGACCCTTGGAAGCCTGACGGCCGGTGCGCCGGTCAATCTAGAGCGTGCCATGAAACTGAACCAGAGGATTGGCGGTCACCTGGTGGCCGGGCACGTAGAGGGCGTGGGACTCATCCGAAGCCGACAGCAGGACGGCAATGCGGTTCTTTTTGTGATCGAGGCACCGTCGGACATATTGAAGTACTGCGTGGAGAAAGGATCGATTACCGTAGACGGGATCAGCTTGACGATCAATGGTGTGTCGGACCGGTCGTTTCAAGTCTCGATCATCCCGCACACAGCGGCAGTCACGACCTTGGGGCTCAGGCAGGTGCATGATCACGTCAACCTGGAATCGGATCTGATCGGAAAATATGTCGAGCGGCTGCTTCAGGGGCGAGGCCTTCTTTCGAAGCCGACGCCGGTAGTCGATGCTGAATATCTCAAGAAACGGGGCCTGATCTAG
- a CDS encoding IPT/TIG domain-containing protein, protein MKRQLGITAASISAAVFLLCAGLSWPALGAENAPPAKKKAKAPPEAKTPQSKSQKPAYQTAELAGKAKACFGAAPKIEKLVPDEGKAGDKITIKGSQFGSANCLRDVSFGPGRPAKFTMQDERTITTTVPSGGRKGMAIVSITTASGGDSKAFLLK, encoded by the coding sequence ATGAAACGGCAGCTCGGCATCACAGCGGCATCGATCAGCGCGGCGGTTTTCCTTTTGTGCGCCGGTTTGTCCTGGCCGGCATTGGGCGCCGAGAATGCGCCGCCGGCCAAAAAGAAAGCGAAGGCGCCGCCGGAAGCCAAGACGCCTCAATCCAAGTCGCAAAAGCCGGCCTATCAGACAGCCGAGCTGGCGGGAAAAGCCAAGGCCTGCTTCGGAGCAGCGCCCAAGATCGAAAAACTCGTACCGGACGAAGGGAAGGCCGGAGACAAGATCACCATCAAAGGATCACAATTCGGATCAGCCAACTGCTTGCGGGATGTTTCGTTCGGCCCCGGGCGTCCGGCCAAATTCACCATGCAGGATGAGAGGACGATCACGACGACTGTCCCGTCCGGCGGACGCAAAGGGATGGCCATTGTGAGCATCACCACTGCGTCTGGAGGAGACTCAAAGGCGTTCTTGCTGAAATGA
- a CDS encoding caspase family protein, with amino-acid sequence MHSMLAMLRRAPHFSRIIPFLSIVIFLTLAQLQAGHAQLGKPEALYYKSWAVVIGIENYLLAPKISGAIEDGKSVANALRQLGFDNVVELYDKDASFRRLQQTLSDFLPRKVGRQDRLVIYYIGHAGVMQDSSGIEIGYLVPWDAQVGNVAKSITFENIKEFSRRIASKHTLLVFDAAVRGWEVSAAQPLSLEGRLAPEDDMEKRAVQVLAAADKGESLARTNERSLFAQTIVAGLSGGADSDKNGWLMASELGRYVTTKIQEQSHGSQHPLFSQIEGDGDTVLIEGRKAAFRLGGEPQTPAERLQAAKMQYEQAFSLLQTGKGQEEALERLNKALDYDPTFGDAYVLKSYVRLEVLPDLDDALSAAKAAVQYAPKNADSHYTLGLIYQKREQFLEAEQAMQEALRVNPNYVDVYFSLGLLYADSMHDQHKAVEAFTRYLELGGTHSRAREAVAQSNAPTPPDKP; translated from the coding sequence ATGCACTCCATGTTGGCTATGCTTCGACGCGCTCCACATTTCTCCCGCATCATCCCCTTCCTATCAATTGTGATTTTCCTGACTCTGGCTCAGCTGCAGGCTGGGCATGCGCAGTTGGGAAAGCCCGAGGCCCTCTACTACAAATCGTGGGCGGTTGTGATCGGCATAGAGAATTATCTTCTGGCTCCCAAAATTTCCGGCGCGATCGAAGACGGAAAGTCGGTGGCGAACGCACTGCGGCAACTCGGATTCGATAATGTGGTCGAGCTGTACGACAAAGATGCGAGCTTCCGTCGCTTGCAGCAGACGCTGTCAGATTTTCTGCCTCGGAAGGTCGGACGGCAGGATCGTTTGGTGATCTATTACATCGGACATGCGGGCGTCATGCAGGATTCTTCCGGGATTGAGATCGGCTACCTGGTGCCGTGGGATGCACAGGTTGGAAATGTGGCCAAATCGATCACGTTCGAGAATATCAAGGAATTCAGCCGCCGCATTGCCTCCAAGCATACGTTGCTTGTATTCGACGCGGCGGTGCGGGGGTGGGAAGTGAGCGCCGCTCAGCCGCTTTCGCTGGAAGGGCGGCTAGCTCCGGAAGACGACATGGAGAAGCGTGCCGTTCAGGTCCTGGCTGCGGCAGACAAAGGGGAGAGCCTCGCTCGGACGAACGAACGGAGTTTGTTCGCGCAAACCATCGTTGCCGGCCTATCGGGAGGGGCGGACTCGGACAAGAACGGTTGGCTGATGGCCAGCGAACTGGGACGATACGTGACGACCAAAATCCAAGAGCAATCTCACGGAAGTCAACATCCGTTGTTCTCTCAGATCGAGGGAGACGGAGATACGGTTCTCATCGAGGGCCGAAAGGCCGCATTCAGGCTGGGCGGAGAACCGCAGACTCCCGCTGAGCGACTTCAGGCTGCAAAAATGCAATATGAACAGGCGTTCTCGCTTCTTCAGACTGGAAAAGGACAGGAGGAGGCCCTGGAACGTCTGAACAAGGCATTGGATTACGATCCGACCTTCGGAGATGCCTATGTGTTGAAGAGCTATGTCCGGTTGGAGGTGCTTCCAGACCTTGACGATGCCTTATCCGCGGCGAAAGCGGCGGTGCAGTATGCGCCCAAGAACGCCGATTCTCACTATACACTCGGACTCATCTATCAGAAGCGTGAACAGTTTTTGGAGGCCGAACAGGCGATGCAGGAAGCGCTACGGGTGAATCCGAACTATGTCGATGTCTACTTTTCGCTCGGTCTTCTGTATGCCGACAGCATGCATGATCAGCATAAGGCCGTCGAGGCCTTTACCCGCTATCTCGAACTTGGGGGAACTCATTCGCGCGCGCGAGAAGCGGTCGCGCAATCGAATGCCCCAACTCCTCCTGACAAACCCTAA